One Intestinimonas butyriciproducens genomic window, GTCACCTCCGCCCACACGGTCATAGATCTCGATATTGTCGTACTTGCGGGAGACGAAGAAGCCGTTGCGCGTCATCATCACGGTCCGCCAGTTGTTCAGGCATGCGGAGGTGACCTCGCGGAGCGAGGTGCCCACACAGATCACATTGGGGTACTTCTCCATGACCTTCTGGGCCACGCCGCGGTAGCTCTCGGGATCCAGCTTGGAAAAGTTCTGGTCGGTATTGTCGGCCTTGATCCCCAGCATGGTCTCGAAGTCCTCTTCGTTGCCGATGACAACATCCACGTAGGGCATGATCTCCACCATGGCTTTCTGAGCATCCTCCCTGGACCAGAGCGTGGAGCGGAAATTCAGATCATAGCTGGTGGTCGCGCCGTTCTTCTTGGCCGCCCGCAGCGCGGCGGCCACCTCGGTAGCGGTATGCTCGCCCACAGCGGTGATAATGCCGGTCGTGTGGAACCAGCGGGTATCCAGCACAGACTCCCAATCGATGTCCCCGGGCTGGATCATGGCCACCGCGGAGTGTCCGCGGTCATAGGTCTGATAGCTGGGACGGGGACCGATGCCCACCTCAATAAAGCATTTGCCGTTGCGCCCGTTCCGTCCGATCTTGTCATACGGAGAGACCACCACATTGGACATATCCACGCCATGCATCTGGGCGTGCTTGATGATGTAGTCTCCGTCCCAGGCGTCCACCAGCTTGGTCACAAAGCCGGTCTTGAGCTGAGGTTTGAGCAGCTTTCGGCTCAGGTTGGAGATATTCACACAGCAGTTGAGTTCCGCCGCCGCGATCCCCAGCTGGAGCTCCTCCGCCTGTCCCAGTCTGTCGTGGCCGGGAGGTGTAAACCGGACCATCGCTTCGCCAAAGCTCATGAAATCATACTTTGCCATAACATATGCCTCCTATTTTTATGGTAGTAGATCTGCGTCCCACAAGAGTCAGAGCAGTCCCTCCGCCGCCAGTTTTTCCCGGATTCCCGCCTTGTCCTCCTCCGCAAGGGGCAGCAGGGGCAGCCTGGGATATCCTCCCACAAGGCCGTTGAGGTCCATGGCATACTTCACGGCGGCCACACCGCCTTTTCCGGACACGATCTTATTGATCTGAAGGATCCGGTCATTGAGGGCCGCCGCCTTGTCGTAGTGCTTGGAGGCCAGCAGGCGGTAAAGCTCCACCGTTATCTCGGGGAAAGAATCCGCCAGGGAGAGCACGCCCCCAGAGGCGCCGGTGATCATTCCCATGAAAAAGTTGTTGATGGAGCCGGCCATCACGTCAAAGTGATTCCGGACCGCAAACAGGATGCTCTCGATATTGCCAGTCGAGCTGTCCTTCACGCCCACGATATTGGGATGCTGGGCGACCCGCTTGATGAGCGGGATGGACAGGCCCACACCGCCGGCATACTGCGGCGCGTTGTAGACCAGGCATGGGGTGTGAACGGCCTCCGCCACATCCGTAAAATAGCGGCAGAGGATATCGTCGGTCATCTGCTTTTTGAAATAGTTGGGAGGCAGCAGGGTGAGGAAATCCGGGTGATAGGCCTCCATTCTATGTGCCATCTCGATGGTTTCGAAAGTGGACTCAAAGATACAGCCGGCCATCACCACTTGGTCCTCTCTCTTACAGGTACAGATGATCTCCAGGACCTTGAGCTTCTCCTCATTGGTGAGGCTTTTGTTCTCTCCGTTGGAGCCCAGGGCCAGGAACCCCTTCAGCCCGCTTTTGGCATAGGCGCGGACATTGTGCTCCAGTCCGCTGTAATCCACGGTCCCATCAGCGGTGAACGGGGTCGTGATGGGGGCGAACACGCCCATCAGCTTTTCGTTCATAGACGGCTCCCTTCTCAAATATTGTGTTTCCTACTTTTGACCGTTGGCGGCGTTCATAAAGCGGCGCTGATACGAGACCACCTGGTTGGTAGCGGTAAACCGCGCCAGATACTGGGGCTCTGCTGTGATGACCACCCGGTCCACCATATCTGCATAGGCGGGGTCGGCCATCAGGTTGTCGATGTCGGGGTAGTTATACTCGCCCTCCATGGAGCAGATAATCAGGCGTGTATCCGGCAGGTTGGTCTGGCGCAGGAGACGGAGGTTATGGCGCACGCCGTCCAGCCCATCGGCCCCTTCGGGGTTCTCAAAATTGCGGTATCTGAGGACATCCCGGCCCAGCTTCAGCACATCCAGCAGATCCCGGTCCGCCTCCCCGCTGCTGAGGTAATCGTTGGCCAGAAGTTCCGCCCGCAGCGCCTCCAGATATTTGCGGTCCGCCGTCCGGTCATAGCAGTCCAGCAGCACCTTGATGGCAGAGGACTGTTTGGCGCGATGCCGGACAAAGCTGTTGATGAAATAGGGCTTTGCCTGTAGTGCCATGGCGGTCTGATAGGGCTCAAACATCAGGGTGTAATTGATGCGGTATCCGTGCTCCCTGAGTCTGAGTGCCAGATTGTGGCCGCGCAGGGCGTCCGCGGTGGACGCCTGGTCGTACCGGGTGGAGAGCTTCTTGTCGCCCTCCAGCAGCTCATGTACATTGTTGGGGTTGACAGGGCCGGTGTGGGGGACCTTGACCACCAGCCGGTATTCCGAGAGAATGCTCTTGAAGGTCTCACATTCCTCCAGGATTTTGTCAAAGTCCTCCTCAAAGGGGTTGTTGAGCTCCACGCTGATGTCACAGCCGGGTCCCAGAATACGTCCCAGCTCAGTCATGACCTCGTCGCGGGTATGGAACGCATTCCCTACATTGGCCTTGGGATTGTTGATAAACAGGTCGTACACGATGCCGGGATTGCAGGTGAGGTTTGCAAGCAGCGGGGCGATGGGCGCCACCTCGTAAGGGTTGGCGGAGTCGGCAGAGTAGAGGATACCGGTAGGCCGTTTCACTCCGTTTTTATCATAAGAGATATCGCGGACTAAATCAATCAGTAAAAGTCCGTCCTCCTGGAGCGTGCTCTCGATGCGAAACCCGGCGGGCGTCTCTCCGGCGGGAACCGCAAAGGTCTGGATGACATCCTTGAACCGGGGCGTGGCTGCCAGATACTTCACTTTCCCCTCCAGCAGAGAGAAAAGCTGCGGCTCCAGGCACAGGTCCTTCACCCGCTCGATATATGCCTCCTCACCTTTGGCCGCACCCGCTCCCAGAGCGGTCAGTGGGAAGTGGAGGCCAAGCGTGCCCTCGCCCTGGCTACGGTAGTTTACTGTCATTCTGTTTGTCCCCCTAATACTTAATACTTATTTCCAATGCATTACATTACAGCGTCATGGGCGGGCATCAGTCGCCGGAGAGGACCGACATGACCCGTCGGGCCACGGCGCTTCCGGAGATGCCGTAATAGTTCAGCAGCGCCTCATACGGCCCGGTCTGCTTCGCCCCCTCCGGTACGCAAAAGACCTTCAGCGGCACGGATATTCCGCTCCGCGCCAGCACATCGGCCACCGCCGAGCCCAGCCCGCCGTTGGGTGCGTGCTCCTCCAAGACAAAAACCTTTTTGGCGGAGGACGCGTAGTGTCGGATCAATTCTTCGTCCAGCGGCTTTAAGGTGGTGAAATTGATTACCGACATCGATACCCCCTGCTCCCGCAGGATCTCTGCCGCCTCTACAGCCTCGGCCGTGCTGGGCCCATAGGTAAAGAGTGCCGCGGCTACACCGCCGTCCGCCAGTACCTCCCCCCTGCCCAGCTCCAGCTTTCGCTGCGTCCGCTTTGCAGGCGGCTCCTTGGCCTGACGGGGCATCCGGATAAAAACGGGACCGTCTATCTTTATGGCCTCCTCCAGGCAGAACTCCACCTCGTCGGCGTCGCCGGGACAGAGGACCACCAGATTGGGAACGGTGCGCATCAGGGCCACGTCCTCCAGAGCCATATGGGTGGACCCCAGTGTGGAATAGGCCAGACCGCCGCCGGAGGCCACCAGTTTGACATTGGTGTGCATATAACCCACGTCATCCCGGATCTGCTCATAGGCCCGCATGGTAAGGAAGGGGTCGATGGCGACGACCACTGGAATAAAGCCCTGACGCGCCATCGCCGCGCTGATTCCCACAGCGGTCTGTTCGCTGATGCCGACCTCCACGCTCCGATTGGGATAGGCCTGGAAAAAGGCGCCCAGGCCTCCGCCGGAGGCGGAGTCACAGGAAATCGCCACAATCGCTTCATTGTCTTTTCCCAGCTCCAGGAGCTTGGCCTCAAATGCCTTTCGGGGATCCCGCAAACACATGCTTACCAACCCCTTTCCGCCGCACGGGCATCCAGTTCCTCCAGGGCGCGGGCCGCTTCGCCCGCATCCGGGTTCCAGTGGTGATACTTCTGTTGATCCTCCAGAAAGGATATCCCCTTTCCCTTTGTGGTCTTGGCCACCAGGAGCGTGGGCTTTCCCGGCTCCAGAGGGATCTGTGCGAAGGCGTCATACAGGGCCCCAACGTCATGCCCGGGGACCGGCCTTACTGCCCACCCAAACGCAGCATATCGGGACTCATAGGAGGTGGGCTTGCAGATCTCGCTGGTGCGTCCATTGATCTGAAGGGTATTTTCATCCAGGATCGCCACCAGATTGTCCAAATGATTGTGAGCGGCGAAGGCCGCCGCCTCCCAGTTGGTGCCCTCCCCCTGTTCTCCGTCACCCATCAATACGTAAGTACGGTACGGCAGACCTGCCTTTCTTGCCGCCAGGGCATAGCCGCAGCCCAGCGGCAGGCCGTGCCCCAGAGAACCTGTGGAAAAATCCAGGCAGGGCAACTTTGTGGCGTCCGGGTGTCCGGGAAAGAGGGTCCCCAATTGGTTATAGGTTTTCAGTAGCTCCGGCTCCAGCACCCCCAGTTCCACCATCGCTCCATAGAGGGCCAGGCACTTGTGTCCGCCGCTGAGCAGCAGCTTGTCGCGGTGGACGGGGTCCTCCGGATCATAGTCCATTACAGCGAAGTAGAGCACCGCCAGGATATCCGCAGCGGAGAGCGCGCCGCCGGCGTGCCCCTCACCGTTGCTGGCAATGGTCCGCACGATGTTGCTCCTGATATGGAAGGCGCTCCGCTCCAGCGCTTCACGGTCAAACGGTTTCATGTCACACCTCTTCCAGCTGGCGGAGCTGGGCCACCTTGGCCGCAGACGGACTGCTGGGATCAAAGCGCAGCGGCAGCCACAGGCGCACCAACTCCTCCGCCGTTTTCTGTCCGATCACTAATGCCCCCATGCAGAGGATGTTGGCGTCGTTGGAAAGGATGGAGCGCTGTGTGGAGTAGATATCGTGACAGACCGCGGCATATGCGCCCTTGATCTTGTTGGCCGCCATGGCCATACCGATACCAGTCCCACAGATGAGGATGCCGCGCTCACACGCCCCGGAAGCCACCTTGCGGGCAACGGCCTCTGCAACGGCGGGATAGCTCACCGCCTGGGTATCATAGGAGCCCATATCGACAAACTCGTGCTCTGCGAAAGCGCTCAAAAGCATTTGTTTATAGGCCAATCCATGCTGATCGTTGCCAATTGCAATTTTCATAATAGGGCAAATTCCTTTCTGACAAAAAGTGTGGGAGCGCAAAAAAACAGCTTTGGTCAATCTATTTTTACTTGTATATACAAGATATATCAACCCGGGTAGTTTGTCAAGGGATTTTTTTAGTCTTTCTTTTAATCCTTAAGCAAGTCCAAATAAAACCGAAAAAAGCTTCAAAAAATATGTTGACTTTATCCAAGAAATCGACTATTATTCAATTTGTAGCTCAATTATACTTGTATATACATGAATGAATGTACTAGTACTTACCATGCAGCAACCTCGGGCTTATCTGTTCACCCTGCTGAACCAGCTCTGCAACATAAGCTCCATTGTGCTCTTTGCCCTGGGGACACGCGACGTTGGGGCCTCTGCGGCTACAGCGATCAACATGCTGGGGCCGGCGGTCAGCACGCTGGTCTTCCGCGACCCGCTCTCCCCCTTACGCCGCTGGGCCGTGGTCTCCTCCTCTGCTCTGTCTTTTTCGTGTCCCGCAGGGGAGGCGTCCCCCTCCGCCGTCAAAAAAGGGGGGCCACAGAACAGCGCAGCAGAAAGAAGGAAAAGCATTGAAAACGATTCTTCTGGATATGGACGGCGTACTTCTGGACAGTGAAATGGTACGTCTCGCCTACATCAGGCGTTTCTTAAAACAGCAGGGGATCGAGGTGCAGGCCGAGGCGCTTTTGGATCTGAGTGGAGTGAGCAACCGCGACGCCGCCCGGCGGCTGGCGAGGCGCTTTGAGCTGCCTCTCTCTGCGGCCGCCTGCCAAAGGGCGCTGGCGCGGACTTGCCGGGGGCTCTATCTGGAGGCGGAGGGCCTGCGCCCTTTCCCCGGCCTGGAACACTTCCTCCGTACCGTGAAAGAGCGTGGCGCCAAAACCGGTCTGGTGTCCTCCACCCAGTGCCGGGAGGTCTTGGACGCGCTGAACCGCTTTTCCCTGCTGCCACTTTTCGACGTAGTGCTGGGGGGCGAATCGGCCCCGCGGAGGAAACCCGCCCCCGACCCCTATCTGCATGCCGCCCGTTTCTTAAGGGCGCGCCCCGAGGACTGCATGGTGGTGGAGGACTCTCCGCCCGGCATCCTGGCCGGGAAGCGGGCCGGGATGTTTGTGGTCGGACTGACCGCCGGCAGTCTCCCGCAGGCCGTCTCGCTGGCCGACGCCACCGCCGCCGACTACGGGCAGTTGCTGCGTCTTGCGCTGCAGTGGCTGTCGGAGCAGTCTGGCTTTGGCGCATGATCTCTCTTGTCAGAAAAAGGCCCCCGGAATGCTGTGAACAGCATTCCGGGGGCCTTTTTCTGATGGATGACCGCAGCTCAGGCGGTCACTGCTCCGCCGCCGCAGGCGCCATGCGCATATTCTCTTCCCAGAACAGTTCCTCAGCCCGGCGCTCCAGCCATTCGGTCTGCTGGTGTTCCGCCTGGGTCTCCAGTATATGGGTCTCGTCCAGTACTCCGGCCTCCCGGAGGCACTCCAGGGTCTCCACTGCGCTGACCTGAAGAGTGATACTGTATCCGTCGCCCTCGTATTCGGCGCTGTTCTCCCGGTCCACCGGCGCATACTCAATGAAAAGGTCGTTTACATAGCAGTTGGTGAGCCGCGCCTCGTCGTCCAGCAGGTACCTTTGTCCCAAACGCCCGGCCTGGATATCCGCCTTTATCGCAGCCACCAGATCCTCCCGGAATCCGGCGGGGACGGGATAATTGTCATATTCACCCGTTTCCATGTCCATCAGATTCAGTCTGATATTGGTGATCTGCCGCCCTTCGTAGCTCTGGGGGAAGTAGGCGTTCAGGATCACCTCGGGCTGATTGAGGATCGCCGTAAGCCGCGCCGCGGCCGAATCCGGGTCTTGAAGGTCTTCTTCCGTGACGTCCAGGGTGTAGTCCCGGGTCAGGGTGCCGCCCCCCGCCAGTTCGTAGGTCAGCAGCAGGCTCACAATGCCCTCGGTCTGTACGCTCTCCAGATAAGTCCCGTCAGCCAGGGTGCGCGTCTCATAGCTGCCGCCGAACGTAGTCCCCTCATGGCGCGCCCGCTCGTCCACGATACTCTGGTGGAGCTCCGTGATCGCCCTGATGAGCTCCGGGTCCGCCGTGTGGATTTCCCTGCCGTCCCCTCTGTCATAGGGCGCGCTGCTCACATTTCTGATCCGTACTGCCGTCACTTGTCCGGCCTCGGGTACCCGGCGCTCAAATCCCGTCACGTCCAGTTCCATCCCGGCAATCAGGACCACCAGACAGGCAGAGAACGCCACACAGCCCTTCCAGCTGTCCAGAAAGACCCAAAAGCTCTTTTTGAGCAGCATTTCAGCGGCAAAATAGCCCACCGCTCCACAGAGCACCATGAAGCACAGCAGCGTCCAGGCCCCTTGGGGCAGGTTGTAGCCGAAGAACAGGTAGAGGAACAGGCCCAGCGCCAGCGCAAAGCAGAAAGCCATCCCATACTTGAAGATGGGCCGCACCCAGCGCACGGTGACCACGTCTCCCGCCCCCTCCAGATGCCGCCGGCGGTAGAGCACCAGGGCGACCGCCGCCAGCGCAGCGCCGATCAGCGCATAGATCAGGCCGTACCCCAGGCCCTGAAAGACGGCTCTTTCCAGATTTCCATCGGTGTCCCAGGCGCGGTCCACCCGCAGTTTTTCCAAAAACAGAATCACCGGGCTCAGCCATGTGCCCAGGGTGTTGAGGGTATCCACATACCGATAGCCAAAGACAAACGCCCTCAGCACCTCGTTGACGAGCTGGACCATCACCACGGCCAGAACGCTCAGAATCCCGTAAAAGGCGGGCAGGGCCAGAATGTGTCCGGTAAACATGGCGCAGAACACGGCAAAGGAGTAGAAAAACAGCGTAAGGAGCACCTGCATGGCAAGCCACATGCACAGCGCCCCGATGTTGAGACATCCCTTGGCCAGCTCCGCCAAAAGGGTGCAGAAAAACACAACCAGAGAGGGCAGCAGCATAAAGGAGAGCCCGGACAGGTAGTTGGTGAGGAACAGCCCTTCCCGCCTGACCGGAAGCGCGTGAAAGAGCCCCACGCTGCGGCTGTTGTAGAGATAGGAGAACACTGCCATGGCAGAGAGGATGCCGAACACCAGCGCGGCGATCACGCTGCCGGGTTTGATCATGGAGAGGACCTCCAGATCGGCAAAATACTGGGGAGACGGCATAGAGCCGTAAGTATCCTCCGCCCGCAACATCAGCAGGTTGAGGGGCAGGGCCAGGAGCCAGCACGCTCCATATACCGACCAGATGGGCCAGAACCGGGCCATGTTCTTTTTCCAGAGGACAGGATAGAAGAGCCTCCTGTCAGAGCACGATGTCGCGGACTTCATAGTCCTCACCTCCCAGCTCGTAAATAAAGATCTCCTCCAGGGTGAGGGGCAGGGCGTCCATAAGGATGGGGGCGTAGACCGCCAGACGGTTGGTGATGTCGGTGGCGTTCCCCCGTATGATAAGCGTGTGGATGCGCCCCACCTGGGATACATGGAGGATCTCCAGATCGGCGGGGAGCTGCGGAAGCTCCTTCTCCTGAAAGACCACCTGCATCTTTACCACATTCTCCTGAAGGTCGGAAAGGCTCCGCTCCACCAGGACCTTCCCATGGGAGAGGATGCCCACATGGTCGCACACGTCCTCCAGCTCCCGCAGGTTGTGGGAGGAGACCAGTACCGTGGTACCGTATTCGGCCACATCGGACATGAGGAGGCTCCACACCTGACGCCGCATCACCGGGTCCAGCCCGTCCACCGGCTCGTCCAGCACCAGTAATTCAGGGCGGCAGCACATGGCCAGCCAGAAGGCCGACTGCTTCTGCATGCCCTTGGAGAGCCGCCGGATGGGCTGTTTTTCATTTACGGTGGTAAAGATGTCCTTCATGGCCTCGTACCGCTTCTGATCGAAGCGGGGGTAAAAGCCCCGGAAGAGCCGCATCATGTCCCGGGTGGAGGCGGAGAGGAAATAATAGAGTTCATCCGGAATGGAGGCGATGCGGGCCTTGACCGCCGGATTCTCGTACACCGGCTCCCCCGCCACCAGCACCTCGCCCTCGTCCTGGCGGTAAATGCCGGTGATGTGGCGCAGAATGGTGGATTTGCCCGCGCCGTTGGGCCCCACCAGGCCGTAGATGGACCCGTCCGGCACCGACATGGTGAGTCCGTCCAGCGCCCGAAACCTGTCAAAGGTCTTTGTCACATGCTTAACTTCGATCATACTCTCCCCTCCTTCGCACCGGACACCCGCAGGGCCAGCTCCTCCGCCGTCATGCCCAGAAAGATGAGTTCCGAGGCGGCGGCATCAAACTGCTCCAGTAGCCTCCGCCGCCGGTCCTGATTCACACCAGTCTGCTCCGAAGCATAGGATCCCTTGCCCGGCATGGTGTAGAGATATCCCTCCGCTTCCAGCGACTCATAGGCCCGCTGGATGGTGTTGGGATTGATAGCCAGGGCCGACGCCAATGCCCGCACCGAGGGGAGCTGGTCCCCAGGCTGGATGGCCCCTGTGACCACCAGATGCCGCAGACCGTCCTTCACCTGCTCATAGATGGGCCGGGCGTCCCGATAATTCAAACTGAACACACTTCCGGCCTCCTTTCCGACTGTACTAGATCGCTTGGTACAGTTTAGTATACACGGACCTGCCGCTGCAAGTCTTAATTTATTATAACGTTTTTCCTATTTTCCTGAGAAATCGCATGACAAATCCCATCTTACACACTATAATAAAAAATAACTCCTGCAAGCAGCAGGCCCTCCCCTCCGTCCCGGCGAAAGCCGCCCGACACGGCTCTCCCCACGAATCTATTCCGCTCAGATGAAAGGCACATCATGTACTATGACGTCAATATCCGCTGTTTCGTAAACTGTGTCCGGGACCTTCTGGACTCCCCCGAAGTCCAGTCCATGCGGGCGCTGCCCCATCACCCCGGCACCTCCTGCTATGAACATTCGGTCTTTGTGGCCTATGTATCCTTCCGTCTGGCCCGCCGCTGGGGCCTGGACTACAGGGCCGCGGCCAGAGCGGGGCTGCTCCATGACCTCTATCTCTATGACGCCCGGAACAAGCCCGCCTACTACGGCAATCAGTGCTTCGCCCATCCGGTGGCTGCGCTGAAGAATGCCTGGGCCCTGTGCGGGAGCCTCACCCCTATGGAGGAGAACATCATCATCTCCCACATGTGGCCCCTCTCCCGCCGGATGCCCCGCTACAAGGAGTCCCTGGTGGTCAATCTGGCGGACAAACTGTGCGCCACCGCTGAGGTCTCCCACCTCTACCACGGTATCCGCCGCATCCGGAACCGCAAATATCGCCGCCGAATTGCCGCCGCCGTATAACAGGAAGCTGGCCGCGCCCCTTTCAGGGGGCGAGGCCGGCTTTTTGTATTCCTGTGCGAAAAATTTTTATATATCAGTGCAAAAAACCTCTCGCTCTGATATAATGTTCTTGCAAGACTGGACATCGCTTTTTCCCTTCTTATATGCTATACTGTGTCCGTTCGACTTTTTTCTGGGAGGCTTTGATATGGAATCTGTGGGCGCCGTTGTATTTCTGCCCCGCGATCACGCCAATGAAATGCCCCTGCTGCTGGAGAAGCTGCTGTTTTCTCCCGGCGCGGTGTGGCTGTGCGAAGCCCTGAAAAGCGCAGGAGTTGGCCGTTTTTTGGTGGTCTGCCACGATGATGACCGTGAGGCGGCTGCAGCCTGTTTCCCCGCAGATACGGAATTTGTCACCACCGGCGCGGACGACGCCGGCGCAAAGCTCTCCGCTTTCCTCACCCGGGAACCGGGCAAGGTGGTGGTCGTCACCCGCCCGGTGCTTCTGGCGCCGGACGGACTCAACTTCCTGCCCGCCGGACAGTCTCCCAAGGTGGAGACCGGCATGTACTGCATGTCCACCGAGGTCCTGGCCGCCGACCTGGCCGCCGGCGAGGACTTCGCCGGTGCCCTCAAGCTCCATGGCGGCGCGGTGAGCGAGACCTGCGCCATGCCCCTCCAGAGTCGGAACCCCGCCATGTGGCGCATGTACCAGGGTCAGGCGCAAGTGCTGGAGGTGAGCCGTCTGGAGCGGATGGGCGCCCGGTTCATCGACCCCGGCTCCTTCTTTTCCGACCCTACCGTGCGGGTCGGCAAGGGTACGGTGATCCTGCCCGGCACCATCCTTCGGGGCAAGACCACCATCGGCGCCGACTGCGAAATCGGCCCCAATTCCATGATCCAGGACTGTGTCATCGGCGACGGTGTGACGGTGAACGCCTCCCAGCTCAACGAGTCCACCGTGGCCGACCGGACCAAGGTTGGCCCCTTTGCCTATGTCCGGCCCCATTGCCATGTGGGCGCCGACGTGAAGGTGGGCGACTTTGTGGAGCTCAAAAACTCCACCATCGGCGACGGCACCAAGATCTCCCACCTCACCTACGTGGGGGATTCCGACGTGGGCGGCCATGTGAATTTCGGCTGCGGCACTGTCACAGTGAACTATGACGGCACGGCCAAATACCGCACCACCATCGGCGACCACGCCTTTATCGGCTGCAATACCAATTTGGTGGCCCCTGTGAAAATCGGGGACAGGGCCTACACCGCAGCGGGCAGCACCGTCACCGAGGATGTGCCGGCGGACAGCCTGTGCATCGCCCGCTCGCCCCAGACCATCAAAGTGCAGTGGGCCGCCAAACGCCGCAGGGCCAAGGGCCGGAAATAACGTAGCTTCCAGGCGGGAACGCCTGCAAATTATGTGAAACACATCACAAAAAATGAGAGGGATGCTGAAATGATCGCACACGGCAAGGACATCAAGATTTTCTCC contains:
- a CDS encoding sugar kinase; protein product: MAKYDFMSFGEAMVRFTPPGHDRLGQAEELQLGIAAAELNCCVNISNLSRKLLKPQLKTGFVTKLVDAWDGDYIIKHAQMHGVDMSNVVVSPYDKIGRNGRNGKCFIEVGIGPRPSYQTYDRGHSAVAMIQPGDIDWESVLDTRWFHTTGIITAVGEHTATEVAAALRAAKKNGATTSYDLNFRSTLWSREDAQKAMVEIMPYVDVVIGNEEDFETMLGIKADNTDQNFSKLDPESYRGVAQKVMEKYPNVICVGTSLREVTSACLNNWRTVMMTRNGFFVSRKYDNIEIYDRVGGGDSFASALIWGFLEGHPEQEVIDFAAAYSALCHTIRNDWNLVTTEEAYDVMKGGSARVKR
- a CDS encoding dihydrodipicolinate synthase family protein, which codes for MNEKLMGVFAPITTPFTADGTVDYSGLEHNVRAYAKSGLKGFLALGSNGENKSLTNEEKLKVLEIICTCKREDQVVMAGCIFESTFETIEMAHRMEAYHPDFLTLLPPNYFKKQMTDDILCRYFTDVAEAVHTPCLVYNAPQYAGGVGLSIPLIKRVAQHPNIVGVKDSSTGNIESILFAVRNHFDVMAGSINNFFMGMITGASGGVLSLADSFPEITVELYRLLASKHYDKAAALNDRILQINKIVSGKGGVAAVKYAMDLNGLVGGYPRLPLLPLAEEDKAGIREKLAAEGLL
- a CDS encoding transaldolase family protein, which codes for MTVNYRSQGEGTLGLHFPLTALGAGAAKGEEAYIERVKDLCLEPQLFSLLEGKVKYLAATPRFKDVIQTFAVPAGETPAGFRIESTLQEDGLLLIDLVRDISYDKNGVKRPTGILYSADSANPYEVAPIAPLLANLTCNPGIVYDLFINNPKANVGNAFHTRDEVMTELGRILGPGCDISVELNNPFEEDFDKILEECETFKSILSEYRLVVKVPHTGPVNPNNVHELLEGDKKLSTRYDQASTADALRGHNLALRLREHGYRINYTLMFEPYQTAMALQAKPYFINSFVRHRAKQSSAIKVLLDCYDRTADRKYLEALRAELLANDYLSSGEADRDLLDVLKLGRDVLRYRNFENPEGADGLDGVRHNLRLLRQTNLPDTRLIICSMEGEYNYPDIDNLMADPAYADMVDRVVITAEPQYLARFTATNQVVSYQRRFMNAANGQK
- a CDS encoding transketolase family protein; the encoded protein is MCLRDPRKAFEAKLLELGKDNEAIVAISCDSASGGGLGAFFQAYPNRSVEVGISEQTAVGISAAMARQGFIPVVVAIDPFLTMRAYEQIRDDVGYMHTNVKLVASGGGLAYSTLGSTHMALEDVALMRTVPNLVVLCPGDADEVEFCLEEAIKIDGPVFIRMPRQAKEPPAKRTQRKLELGRGEVLADGGVAAALFTYGPSTAEAVEAAEILREQGVSMSVINFTTLKPLDEELIRHYASSAKKVFVLEEHAPNGGLGSAVADVLARSGISVPLKVFCVPEGAKQTGPYEALLNYYGISGSAVARRVMSVLSGD
- a CDS encoding transketolase yields the protein MKPFDREALERSAFHIRSNIVRTIASNGEGHAGGALSAADILAVLYFAVMDYDPEDPVHRDKLLLSGGHKCLALYGAMVELGVLEPELLKTYNQLGTLFPGHPDATKLPCLDFSTGSLGHGLPLGCGYALAARKAGLPYRTYVLMGDGEQGEGTNWEAAAFAAHNHLDNLVAILDENTLQINGRTSEICKPTSYESRYAAFGWAVRPVPGHDVGALYDAFAQIPLEPGKPTLLVAKTTKGKGISFLEDQQKYHHWNPDAGEAARALEELDARAAERGW
- a CDS encoding RpiB/LacA/LacB family sugar-phosphate isomerase — encoded protein: MKIAIGNDQHGLAYKQMLLSAFAEHEFVDMGSYDTQAVSYPAVAEAVARKVASGACERGILICGTGIGMAMAANKIKGAYAAVCHDIYSTQRSILSNDANILCMGALVIGQKTAEELVRLWLPLRFDPSSPSAAKVAQLRQLEEV
- a CDS encoding HAD family hydrolase, with protein sequence MKTILLDMDGVLLDSEMVRLAYIRRFLKQQGIEVQAEALLDLSGVSNRDAARRLARRFELPLSAAACQRALARTCRGLYLEAEGLRPFPGLEHFLRTVKERGAKTGLVSSTQCREVLDALNRFSLLPLFDVVLGGESAPRRKPAPDPYLHAARFLRARPEDCMVVEDSPPGILAGKRAGMFVVGLTAGSLPQAVSLADATAADYGQLLRLALQWLSEQSGFGA
- a CDS encoding ABC transporter ATP-binding protein, translated to MIEVKHVTKTFDRFRALDGLTMSVPDGSIYGLVGPNGAGKSTILRHITGIYRQDEGEVLVAGEPVYENPAVKARIASIPDELYYFLSASTRDMMRLFRGFYPRFDQKRYEAMKDIFTTVNEKQPIRRLSKGMQKQSAFWLAMCCRPELLVLDEPVDGLDPVMRRQVWSLLMSDVAEYGTTVLVSSHNLRELEDVCDHVGILSHGKVLVERSLSDLQENVVKMQVVFQEKELPQLPADLEILHVSQVGRIHTLIIRGNATDITNRLAVYAPILMDALPLTLEEIFIYELGGEDYEVRDIVL
- a CDS encoding GntR family transcriptional regulator, with the translated sequence MFSLNYRDARPIYEQVKDGLRHLVVTGAIQPGDQLPSVRALASALAINPNTIQRAYESLEAEGYLYTMPGKGSYASEQTGVNQDRRRRLLEQFDAAASELIFLGMTAEELALRVSGAKEGRV
- a CDS encoding HD domain-containing protein, producing the protein MYYDVNIRCFVNCVRDLLDSPEVQSMRALPHHPGTSCYEHSVFVAYVSFRLARRWGLDYRAAARAGLLHDLYLYDARNKPAYYGNQCFAHPVAALKNAWALCGSLTPMEENIIISHMWPLSRRMPRYKESLVVNLADKLCATAEVSHLYHGIRRIRNRKYRRRIAAAV
- a CDS encoding DapH/DapD/GlmU-related protein, whose amino-acid sequence is MESVGAVVFLPRDHANEMPLLLEKLLFSPGAVWLCEALKSAGVGRFLVVCHDDDREAAAACFPADTEFVTTGADDAGAKLSAFLTREPGKVVVVTRPVLLAPDGLNFLPAGQSPKVETGMYCMSTEVLAADLAAGEDFAGALKLHGGAVSETCAMPLQSRNPAMWRMYQGQAQVLEVSRLERMGARFIDPGSFFSDPTVRVGKGTVILPGTILRGKTTIGADCEIGPNSMIQDCVIGDGVTVNASQLNESTVADRTKVGPFAYVRPHCHVGADVKVGDFVELKNSTIGDGTKISHLTYVGDSDVGGHVNFGCGTVTVNYDGTAKYRTTIGDHAFIGCNTNLVAPVKIGDRAYTAAGSTVTEDVPADSLCIARSPQTIKVQWAAKRRRAKGRK